From the Cryptomeria japonica chromosome 2, Sugi_1.0, whole genome shotgun sequence genome, one window contains:
- the LOC131056068 gene encoding uncharacterized protein LOC131056068 produces MSTNVEDGTVKSKKTAVKVGGEFGGIAGIVVVGGVVAVGIAAGAIALLRKRHTNSNRNRLDKDENREISSQKSGEICSHPNPNEHFGREEVELAEPSSENVEETEPIVEIVESLSDLDISPDWKDMNKSKEEESPRSHFSRKTSITSTSSDSEDFSEISRNNSIRDSEIDSSQMNLKEGRFYFIPIEETAGKEASSHFRECVPDNEDNEVHISSVNQSMDPKIEYEESVDSCDGLQEECEEVGSFVELGGSVAEHVGEQKLAVFGGGEGIKESGQCILDCKQTDGTGMGRVMDNGNSEHNRVGLEEDGGSLCVEQVHIPLKGVNTNVSEDLQRIDVAYEEIGSMRNYGSLKEDMCLEEKESQLQNFDSKQDIALFKEEQLEVNIRSSEVLNCHEDVIDSKKSEDYTGDFGCFTKANSRILKESEEKLCPVEELECYQNGTIGANGELLLCNEQCLQKEKFDSNIEQCLQERINSEEELEDSMVDEIHNDKQRQYEVVDSRDFEDLDHKGNASDRDENGQHEELEEPEEIFCHTPNKEETQPEPVTFKDLEGAELDVYDHQDGPKNDTVVANEEILQEEKFELNVEQCSQERADSVQLEDFKDNVAQNGEPYQRETVDSSHFGGLDCLVDEVKTGEQCQHQTIDSSDFEDLDSKGGASHSDENGQHGELEEENNHSPIKEEIQKEPVASEELEGTEIYVHDHQDGPRSDIVSANKEMLLCKEQCLQDEKFELDVEHFSQERTDSEESDDCKDNVVHKGEPYQCRRDDSSNIEDLDYKGGVCHPDDSQQEELDDLKENLYPIKEQSSSETNQSMEMECAEADMHVHQDEQNEIIFNEQNEIVCSEQFVQEEEFESNVDLCLQARPESEELKDSKVDIAPKGEQYNDETVDSKHLGTTSHHDEIDRHRESADSEENLCAIEKQCQNETAQCKELKCADVDLHVHQDGHKNEIVVADEELLLCKEQCIQVEKFESNIEQCLQERTDSEVEMENCVVVLANNGEKSQYESVNSRDFESSNYKEGGQIKEQIQQETVKEIECTADNAHIHHDGEQNSVVNANEKVLPCKEQCPQEEKLEYSVDNCLQKRTEMEELKNCKINEVHNGQQYQYDSIDSKDFEILDHKECEKHIDENCQDKEIVNSGQHFCPSKEQFQEETVKDGHRKQIVAAYEQVLLSKEQSLSEETFESHPEQWQQDMAGSEELENCEVDVAREGKQCHLEATDSREFVALGEGASHENESCQYRVHNSKDFEGFDERASHKNGSCQYEAVGLSEFEDSKGGVPFAKEQSESVRADSKEDTDQDISSESNLLLREENPKQSLETIEDMPNMNVQCEESTIDPNEKEDKEGDALICKEENQEESHDSIDSQTFVQDAHVESQGSEEVISKLEELDLTEEVVPIIRQHSQKETADSIDKLDSVEDLSLKNKLISESEVLDNLHVSGEDMSDMDVQCEESTIDSNEKEDKEGDALICKEEYQEESLDSIGSQTCVQDAHVESQESEELIGKFEKPDLTEEVVPVIQEHSQKETADSIDKLDSVKDLSLENKQYERKMSESEVVDNPHVSGDDMSDMDVQCEESTIDSNEKEDKEGDALICEEEYQEESLDTIESRGFVQDAHVESQGSAEVISTFEELDLTEEVVPIIQEHSQKETVDSIDKLDSVEDLSLKNKLISESEVLDNLLVSGEDMSDMDVQCEESTIDSNEKEDKEGDALICKEECQEESLDSIDSQTFVQDARVESQGSAEVISKFEELDLTEEVVSIIQEHSQKETADSVDKLDSDEGLSLKNKQYQRRVSESEVLDNLHTSGEECKENTIDLEELEQSENVHLSKEQCQQNIVDPEETIGLENVNQYKQSQRVDVNGKESEDSISNVLILKGLCANEIVDPKDPDNEDPQTKPKEVDANESEHSNGDTHCSEEKYQQETIDKAAKEDYKQNPEQSPELEGIHTYNSENSSTHTHCGNGEKEMNQDMSTTIVSESCKLVDASKEIQVHKESTDNETDTVMKSDSRAVANNSSVTKRVKNGCDPLHSPQLDSTAEEGKLHLAQSPRNLTTRIRIIVCLFAFVAFLFLFASKLARSSTSEYAI; encoded by the exons ATGTCGACCAATGTGGAAGATGGAACAGTGAAATCTAAGAAAACTGCAGTCAAAGTTGGCGGTGAATTTGGTGGAATTGCTGGAATTGTCGTGGTTGGAGGAGTTGTTGCAGTTGGAATTGCAGCTGGAGCAATTGCTTTACTCAGGAAACGCCATACCAATAGCAACAGAAATCGACTTGACAAAGATGAGAATCGCGAGATTTCCAGTCAAAAATCTGGTGAAATTTGCTCACACCCAAATCCAAATGAGCATTTTGGACGAGAGGAGGTCGAGTTGGCAGAACCCAGTTcagaaaatgttgaagaaacagAGCCAATTGTGGAGATTGTTGAGAGTTTGAG CGACTTGGATATCTCTCCTGATTGGAAGGACATGAATAAATCCAAG GAGGAAGAGTCCCCTCGATCACATTTTTCCAGAAAAACTAGCATTACAAGTACGTCCTCAGATTCTGAGGACTTTTCAGAGATTTCTAGGAATAATTCCATAAGGGATTCAGAGATTGATTCTTCACAGATGAATTTGAAAGAAGGTCGTTTTTATTTTATCCCCATAGAAGAGACCGCTGGTAAGGAAGCTTCTTCTCACTTCAGAGAATGTGTTCCTGATAATGAGGATAATGAGGTACACATTAGCAGCGTAAACCAGTCGATGGACCCAAAAATTGAGTATGAAGAGTCGGTTGATTCTTGTGATGGGTTACAAGAAGAATGTGAAGAGGTTGGTAGTTTTGTAGAATTAGGTGGGTCTGTAGCAGAGCATGTTGGTGAGCAGAAACTAGCTGTTTTTGGCGGTGGGGAAGGGATTAAGGAATCCGGCCAATGTATTTTGGATTGTAAGCAAACAGATGGTACAGGGATGGGTAGAGTAATGGATAATGGGAACAGTGAGCACAATAGGGTTGGTTTGGAGGAAGATGGTGGTTCTTTGTGTGTTGAACAAGTTCATATACCCCTCAAGGGCGTTAATACAAATGTTTCTGAAGATTTACAGAGAATAGATGTTGCTTACGAAGAGATAGGTAGCATGCGGAATTATGGATCTCTGAAGGAAGATATGTGTTTAGAAGAAAAAGAGAGCCAGCTCCAGAATTTTGATTCAAAACAAGACATTGCTCTGTTCAAGGAGGAGCAGCTGGAAGTGAATATTCGTTCAAGTGAAGTTCTGAATTGTCACGAGGATGTTATTGATTCGAAGAAGTCAGAAGACTACACAGGAGATTTTGGTTGCTTTACAAAGGCTAATTCGAGGATTCTGAAAGAATCTGAAGAAAAATTATGTCCTGTTGAAGAACTTGAATGTTATCAGAATGGCACGATTGGTGCAAATGGAGAGCTGCTTCTGTGCAATGAGCAATGCCTGCAGAAGGAGAAATTTGATTCCAATATTGAGCAGTGCCTGCAAGAGAGGATTAATTCGGAGGAGGAACTGGAAGATAGTATGGTAGATGAAATTCATAATGACAAACAACGCCAATATGAGGTAGTTGATTCTAGAGATTTTGAAGATCTAGATCACAAGGGAAATGCTAGTGATCGTGATGAAAATGGTCAACATGAAGAATTAGAAGAACCGGAGGAAATTTTTTGTCATACTCCTAACAAAGAAGAAACTCAACCAGAACCTGTTACATTTAAGGATTTGGAAGGTGCAGAGCTTGATGTTTATGACCATCAAGATGGACCCAAGAATGATACAGTTGTTGCAAATGAAGAGATACTGCAGGAAGAGAAATTTGAACTAAATGTAGAGCAGTGTTCTCAAGAGAGGGCTGATTCAGTGCAGTTAGAAGATTTCAAGGATAATGTAGCTCAAAATGGTGAACCATACCAACGTGAGACAGTTGACTCTAGTCATTTTGGAGGTTTAGATTGTTTGGTAGATGAAGTTAAAACAGGTGAACAATGCCAACATCAGACAATTGATTCTAGTGATTTTGAGGATCTAGATTCCAAGGGAGGGGCCAGTCATTCTGATGAGAATGGTCAACATGGAGAATTAGAGGAAGAAAATAATCATTCTCCTATCAAAGAAGAAATCCAGAAAGAACCTGTTGCTTCTGAGGAATTGGAAGGTACAGAGATTTATGTGCATGACCATCAAGATGGACCCCGGAGTGACATAGTCAGTGCAAACAAAGAGATGCTTCTGTGCAAAGAACAATGCCTGCAGGACGAGAAATTTGAACTCGATGTAGAGCATTTTTCTCAAGAGAGAACTGATTCAGAGGAGTCAGATGATTGCAAGGACAATGTAGTTCATAAAGGTGAACCATACCAATGTAGGAGAGATGACTCTAGTAATATTGAAGATTTAGATTACAAGGGAGGTGTTTGTCATCCAGATGACAGTCAACAAGAGGAATTAGATGATTTAAAGGAAAACTTATATCCAATCAAAGAACAAAGCTCTAGTGAGACAAATCAATCTATGGAAATGGAATGTGCAGAGGCTGATATGCATGTTCATCAAGATGAACAGAATGAAATAATATTCAATGAACAGAATGAGATAGTGTGCAGTGAACAGTTTGTACAGGAGGAGGAATTTGAATCCAATGTAGATCTGTGTCTGCAAGCGAGGCCAGAGTCAGAGGAGTTGAAAGATAGCAAGGTAGATATAGCTCCTAAAGGTGAACAATACAATGATGAGACAGTTGATTCTAAGCATTTGGGCACTACTAGCCACCATGATGAAATAGACAGGCATAGAGAATCAGCAGATTCAGAGGAAAATTTATGTGCTATCGAAAAACAATGCCAAAATGAGACAGCTCAATGTAAGGAACTCAAATGTGCAGACGTTGATTTGCATGTTCATCAAGATGGACACAAAAATGAGATAGTTGTTGCAGATGAAGAACTGCTTCTGTGCAAAGAACAATGTATACAGGTGGAGAAATTTGAATCCAATATAGAGCAGTGCCTGCAAGAAAGGACTGATTCagaggtagagatggaaaattgtGTGGTAGTTTTAGCTAATAATGGTGAAAAGAGCCAATATGAATCTGTCAATTCTAGGGATTTTGAAAGTTCAAACTACAAGGAAGGTGGTCAAATCAAAGAGCAAATCCAGCAAGAAACAGTCAAGGAAATCGAATGTACAGCAGATAATGCACACATTCATCATGATGGAGAGCAGAATTCTGTAGTTAATGCAAATGAAAAGGTCCTTCCGTGCAAAGAACAGTGCCCACAAGAGGAGAAATTAGAATATAGTGTAGATAACTGCCTTCAAAAGAGGACTGAAATGGAGGAGCTCAAAAATTGCAAGATAAATGAAGTTCACAATGGTCAACAATACCAATATGATTCAATTGATTCTAAGGATTTTGAAATTTTAGATCACAAAGAATGTGAAAAACATATTGACGAAAATTGCCAAGACAAGGAAATAGTAAATTCAGGGCAACATTTCTGTCCTAGCAAAGAACAATTCCAGGAGGAGACAGTTAAAGATGGACACCGGAAGCAAATAGTTGCTGCATACGAACAGGTACTTTTGAGTAAAGAACAAAGCCTAAGTGAGGAGACATTTGAATCCCATCCAGAACAGTGGCAACAAGATATGGCTGGTTCAGAGGAGTTGGAAAATTGCGAGGTAGATGTAGCTCGTGAAGGTAAACAATGCCATTTGGAGGCAACTGATTCTAGGGAATTTGTAGCTTTAGGTGAAGGTGCATCTCATGAAAATGAATCATGCCAATATAGGGTACACAATTCAAAGGATTTTGAAGGTTTTGATGAAAGGGCATCGCATAAGAATGGATCATGCCAATATGAAGCAGTTGGTCTGAGTGAATTTGAAGATTCAAAAGGTGGTGTACCTTTTGCAAAAGAACAATCAGAGAGTGTAAGAGCAGATTCAAAGGAAGATACAGATCAAGACATTAGCTCAGAGAGCAATTTACTTCTCAGGGAAGAAAATCCCAAACAGTCACTAGAAACAATTGAAGATATGCCTAATATGAATGTGCAGTGTGAAGAAAGTACTATTGATCCAAAtgaaaaagaagataaagaaggAGATGCTCTCAtttgcaaagaggaaaaccaagagGAATCACATGATTCGATAGACTCCCAAACTTTTGTCCAAGATGCACATGTTGAGAGTCAGGGAAGCGAAGAAGTAATTAGTAAACTTGAGGAACTAGATTTAACAGAGGAAGTTGTGCCTATCATCCGACAACATTCCCAGAAGGAGACAGCTGATTCAATAGATAAACTGGATTCAGTCGAAGATTTATCTCTCAAGAATAAGCTCATTAGTGAGTCTGAGGTATTAGATAATCTGCATGTCTCTGGTGAAGATATGTCTGATATGGATGTGCAGTGTGAAGAAAGTACTATTGATTCAAATGAAAAAGAAGACAAAGAGGGAGATGCTCTCATTTGCAAAGAGGAATACCAAGAAGAATCACTTGATTCAATAGGCTCACAAACTTGTGTCCAAGATGCACATGTTGAGAGTCAAGAGAGCGAAGAATTAATTGGTAAATTTGAGAAACCAGATTTAACGGAGGAAGTGGTGCCCGTCATCCAAGAACATTCCCAGAAGGAGACAGCTGATTCAATAGATAAACTGGACTCAGTAAAAGATTTATCTCTCGAGAATAAGCAATACGAAAGGAAGATGAGTGAGTCTGAGGTAGTAGATAATCCGCATGTCTCTGGTGATGATATGTCTGATATGGATGTGCAGTGTGAAGAAAGTACTATTGATTCAAATGAAAAAGAAGATAAAGAGGGAGATGCTCTCATTTGCGAAGAGGAataccaagaggaatcacttgatACAATAGAATCACGGGGTTTTGTTCAAGATGCACATGTTGAGAGTCAAGGAAGCGCAGAAGTAATTAGTACATTTGAGGAACTAGATTTAACAGAGGAAGTTGTGCCCATCATCCAGGAACATTCCCAGAAGGAGACAGTTGATTCAATAGATAAACTGGATTCAGTCGAAGATTTATCTCTCAAGAATAAGCTCATTAGTGAGTCTGAGGTATTAGATAATCTGCTCGTCTCTGGTGAAGATATGTCTGACATGGATGTGCAGTGTGAAGAAAGTACTATTGATTCCAATGAAAAAGAAGATAAAGAGGGAGATGCTCTCATTTGCAAAGAGGAATGCCAAGAGGAATCACTTGATTCAATAGACTCACAGACTTTTGTCCAAGATGCGCGTGTTGAGAGTCAAGGAAGCGCAGAAGTAATTAGTAAATTTGAGGAACTAGATTTAACAGAGGAAGTTGTTTCCATCATCCAGGAACATTCCCAGAAGGAGACAGCTGATTCAGTAGATAAACTGGATTCAGACGAAGGTTTATCTCTCAAGAATAAGCAATACCAAAGGAGGGTGAGTGAGTCTGAGGTATTAGATAATCTGCATACCTCTGGTGAAGAATGCAAGGAGAATACAATTGATTTAGAAGAGTTGGAACAATCAGAAAATGTACATCTTTCCAAGGAACAGTGCCAACAGAATATAGTTGATCCTGAAGAAACAATTGGTTTAGAAAatgtgaatcaatacaaacaaagcCAGAGGGTGGATGTCAATGGTAAGGAATCAGAAGATTCCATTAGCAATGTTCTTATTCTCAAGGGGCTGTGCGCAAATGAGATTGTTGATCCTAAAGATCCTGATAATGAAGACCCACAAACCAAGCCAAAGGAAGTTGATGCTAATGAATCAGAACATTCTAATGGAGATACACATTGTTCCGAGGAGAAGTATCAGCAGGAGACAATTGATAAAGCAGCAAAAGAAGATTATAAACAAAACCCAGAGCAATCCCCTGAGCTAGAGGGAATTCATACATACAATTCAGAAAATTCAAGCACACATACACATTGTGGCAATGGCGAAAAGGAAATGAATCAAGATATGTCTACTACTATTGTTTCTGAAAGTTGCAAACTTGTAGATGCCTCAAAAGAAATTCAGGTGCATAAAGAATCAACTGACAACGAAACCGATACTGTCATGAAATCAGACTCAAGGGCAGTTGCTAATAATTCTTCAGTCACAAAAAGAGTAAAGAATGGGTGTGATCCACTGCATTCTCCACAGTTGGATTCTACAGCTGAAGAAGGCAAACTTCATTTGGCACAGTCCCCAAGGAATCTGACCACTAGGATCAGGATAATTGTGTGtctatttgcatttgttgctttTCTCTTTCTATTTGCAAGCAAGCTTGCCAGAAGTTCCACTTCGGAATATGCAATTTGA